One Pseudomonas sp. B21_DOA genomic window, CCGCTCGAAGATGCGCGCAATGCCGCCCGAGGCCTGGCAGCTTTGATCGACGGTTTGTGGTTGCGCGGCGCGCTGTCGGGAGACGCTTTCGACACGGCGCAGGCGCAACAGATCGCTTACGAATACATGGATTTCCAATTGGCCAAGAAGGTGAGCTAGAGCACACAGAAAATGCTCGGCCCCTGAACTCCACCGCAGCGTCATCGCGGTGGTCAACGCCAACCACCAATGCACTTGCGAGGACACTATGGCCCGTTTCGAACTGCAAAAACTCTACATCGATGGCGCGTACACCGACGCCGGCAGCGACGCCACCTTCGAAGCCATCAACCCGGCGAACGGTGAAGTCCTCGCACTGGTGCAACGTGCGACCAAAGACGACGTCGAGCGCGCTGTGGTCAGCGCCGAAAAGGGCCAGAAAATCTGGGCCGCGATGACCGCCATGGAGCGTTCGCGCATCCTGCGCCGCGCCGTCGACATCCTGCGCGAGCGCAACGATGAGCTGGCCGCGCTGGAAACCCTGGACACCGGCAAATCCTTCTCCGAAACCAAGTACGTCGACATCGTCACCGGCGCTGACGTGCTGGAATACTACGCAGGCCTGGTGCCCGCCATCGAAGGCGAGCAGATCCCGCTGCGTGACACCTCGTTCGTTTACACCCGTCGCGAACCGCTGGGCGTAGTCGCCGGTATCGGCGCGTGGAACTACCCGATCCAGATCGCCCTGTGGAAATCCGCTCCAGCCCTGGCGGCCGGTAACGCGATGATCTTCAAGCCAAGCGAAGTCACCTCGCTGACCACCCTGAAACTGGCCGAGATCTACACCGAAGCCGGCGTACCGAGCGGCGTGTTCAACGTGCTGACCGGCAGCGGCCGTGAAGTCGGCACCTGGCTGACCGAGCACCCGCGCATCGAGAAAATCTCCTTCACCGGCGGCACCGACACCGGCAAGAAAGTCATGGCCAGCGCTTCGGCTTCGTCGCTGAAAGACGTGACCATGGAACTGGGCGGCAAGTCGCCGCTGATCATCTGCGACGACGCCGACCTCGATCGCGCCGCCGACACCGCGATGATGGCCAACTTCTACAGCTCCGGTCAGGTCTGCACCAACGGCACTCGCGTGTTCGTACCGGCGCACCTGAAAGTCGCTTTTGAAGCCAAGATCGTTGAGCGCGTTGCCCGCATCCGCGTTGGCAACCCGGAAGACGAAAACACCAACTTCGGCCCGCTGGTCAGCTTCCCGCACATGGAAAGCGTGTTGGCTTACATCGCCAAGGGTAAAGAAGAAGGCGCACGCGTGCTGTGCGGCGGCGGTCGACTGACGGACGGCGAATTCGCCAAAGGCGCGTTCGTTGCGCCGACCGTGTTCACCGACTGCACCGATGACATGACCATCGTGCGCGAAGAAATCTTCGGCCCGGTCATGGCGATCCTTTCCTATGAAACTGAAGAAGAAGTGATCCGCCGCGCCAACGACACCGACTTCGGCCTGGCCGCCGGTATCGTCACCAAAGACCTGAACCGCGCGCACCGCGTGATCCATCAACTGGAAGCCGGTATCTGCTGGATCAACGCCTGGGGCGAGTCCGACGCGAAAATGCCGGTCGGCGGCTACAAGCAGTCGGGCGTGGGCCGTGAGAACGGGATCAGCTCGCTGAACAACTTCACCCGCATCAAATCGGTACAGGTCGAGCTGGGCGATTACGTCTCGGTGTTCTGATCAGCTAGCTGATCAGCTGCAAGCGGCAAGTTTCAAGCTGCAAGTAAAAGCAGTTTGGGCTTGCCGGCCTCCCCGATTTCGAAGCCACAGCTCGCTGCTTTTTCTTGCAGCTTGAAGCTAGTGGCTTGTAGCTCCCGCAGGAGAATTTATGACTCAAGAATACGACTACATCATCATCGGCGCCGGTTCTGCAGGTAACACACTTGCGACCCGTCTGACTGAAGACGAAGGCGTAACCGTTCTGCTGCTCGAAGCGGGCGGCCCGGATTACCGCCTCGACTTCCGCACCCAGATGCCCGCCGCACTGGCGTTCCCGCTGCAGGGGCGTCGCTACAACTGGGCCTACGAAACCGATCCGGAGCCACACATGGACGGCCGCCGGATGGAATGCGGTCGCGGCAAGGGCCTTGGTGGTTCGTCGCTGATCAACGGCATGTGCTACATCCGTGGCAACGCCATGGACTATGACGGCTGGGCGAAACTGCCGGGCCTGGAAGACTGGTCGTACCTCGATTGCCTGCCGTACTTCCGCAAAGCCGAAACCCGTGACATCGGCCCGAACGACTACCACGGTGGCGACGGCCCGGTCAGCGTGACCACGCCGAAAGCCGGCAACAACCCGCTTTTCCACGCCATGGTTGAAGCCGGCGTCCAGGCCGGTTACCCGCGCACCGAAGACCTCAACGGTTATCAGCAGGAAGGCTTCGGCCCGATGGACCGCACCGTGACGCCGAACGGCCGTCGTGCTTCCACCGCCCGTGGCTACCTCGACATCGCCAAGAAGCGTTC contains:
- the betB gene encoding betaine-aldehyde dehydrogenase, producing MARFELQKLYIDGAYTDAGSDATFEAINPANGEVLALVQRATKDDVERAVVSAEKGQKIWAAMTAMERSRILRRAVDILRERNDELAALETLDTGKSFSETKYVDIVTGADVLEYYAGLVPAIEGEQIPLRDTSFVYTRREPLGVVAGIGAWNYPIQIALWKSAPALAAGNAMIFKPSEVTSLTTLKLAEIYTEAGVPSGVFNVLTGSGREVGTWLTEHPRIEKISFTGGTDTGKKVMASASASSLKDVTMELGGKSPLIICDDADLDRAADTAMMANFYSSGQVCTNGTRVFVPAHLKVAFEAKIVERVARIRVGNPEDENTNFGPLVSFPHMESVLAYIAKGKEEGARVLCGGGRLTDGEFAKGAFVAPTVFTDCTDDMTIVREEIFGPVMAILSYETEEEVIRRANDTDFGLAAGIVTKDLNRAHRVIHQLEAGICWINAWGESDAKMPVGGYKQSGVGRENGISSLNNFTRIKSVQVELGDYVSVF